In the genome of Quercus robur chromosome 3, dhQueRobu3.1, whole genome shotgun sequence, one region contains:
- the LOC126717835 gene encoding protein indeterminate-domain 5, chloroplastic — protein sequence MAASSSSVPFFANIREEDQNQMKQQHSSTAPTSSSVQAAPPPQKKKRNQPGTPNPDAEVIALSPKTLMATNRFICEVCNKGFQREQNLQLHRRGHNLPWKLKQKTTKEPKRKVYLCPEPTCVHHDPSRALGDLTGIKKHYSRKHGEKKWKCEKCSKRYAVQSDWKAHSKTCGTREYRCDCGTLFSRRDSFITHRAFCDALAQESARQPPNMGSTIGSHLYGNSNMGLGLSQVGPQISSMQDQNNQSNDMLRLGSGRPSQFDHLLPPGIGSSFRPPHPMHSSAMFMQDSSQNYHQEHQSQQGLMSEKPFHGLMSFSDLQNSTTNNPPPAGTNLFNLGFMSNTSSNSSSNANNNNTSLPSSAMLMPNHFNNENSSGGGSEGSNLFSNNMMVDQITSGVPSLYTTSVQSNTAMPHMSATALLQRAAQMGSTSSNNNTSSSLLRSFGSSSSKSERQVVPGGLSSMFGENNENHFQDLMNSFTSGNSSIFGSKFGPYDTNRTNLELMDQEPNNKPNQNLSGGGGGSGSDRLTRDFLGVGQIVRSMSGVSQRDQQQRRQQQQQQQQQQHGLDMSSLDSDRNTAPSSQSFGGGGNFQ from the exons ATGGCGGCTTCTTCTTCATCGGTACCTTTCTTTGCAAATATTCGAGAAGAAGATCAAAACCAGATGAAGCAACAGCATTCCAGTACTGCACCAACATCATCTTCCGTTCAAGCTGCACCACCACCtcagaagaaaaagagaaatcaaCCTGGAACACCAA ATCCAGATGCGGAGGTGATAGCACTATCTCCCAAGACCCTAATGGCAACAAACAGGTTCATATGTGAGGTATGCAACAAAGGGTTCCAAAGGGAGCAAAACCTACAGCTTCACAGAAGAGGACACAACCTGCCTTGGAAGCTAAAGCAGAAGACTACAAAAGAACCAAAACGCAAGGTTTATCTGTGCCCCGAGCCCACATGTGTTCACCATGACCCTTCAAGGGCTCTGGGAGACCTCACTGGGATTAAAAAACACTACTCTCGTAAGCACGGTGAGAAGAAATGGAAGTGTGAGAAGTGTTCCAAGAGGTATGCTGTGCAGTCTGATTGGAAAGCCCATTCCAAAACCTGTGGCACTAGAGAATACAGATGTGACTGTGGCACTCTCTTCTCTAG GCGTGATAGTTTCATCACTCATAGGGCCTTTTGTGATGCATTGGCTCAGGAAAGTGCAAGACAACCTCCCAACATGGGCAGTACAATTGGGAGTCACTTATATGGAAATAGCAACATGGGGTTGGGATTATCTCAAGTGGGTCCTCAAATTTCCTCAATGCAAGACCAAAACAACCAATCCAACGATATGTTACGACTCGGCAGTGGCCGTCCCAGCCAATTCGATCATCTCCTTCCACCCGGGATTGGTTCCTCTTTCCGACCACCACATCCGATGCATTCTTCGGCTATGTTCATGCAAGATTCAAGCCAAAACTATCATCAAGAACACCAATCTCAACAAGGGTTAATGTCAGAGAAACCATTTCATGGACTAATGTCATTTTCTGATCTTCAAAACAGCACAACCAATAACCCTCCTCCAGCTGGAACCAATCTCTTCAACCTTGGCTTCATGTCCAATACAAGTTCTAATAGCAGTAGCAatgccaacaacaacaacaccagTCTTCCATCTTCAGCCATGCTAATGCCTAACCATTTCAACAATGAAAATAGCAGTGGTGGAGGCAGTGAAGGGTCTAATCTCTTTTCCAATAACATGATGGTTGATCAAATCACTTCTGGTGTCCCTTCTCTCTATACTACCTCAGTTCAAAGCAACACTGCTATGCCTCATATGTCAGCAACTGCACTGCTTCAAAGGGCTGCTCAAATGGGTTCAACTTCAAGCAATAACAACACTAGTTCCTCTCTGCTAAGATCTTTTGGAAGCTCTTCCTCCAAATCTGAAAGACAAGTTGTACCAGGTGGCTTAAGCAGCATGTTTGGAGAGAATAATGAGAACCACTTCCAAGACCTAATGAACTCCTTTACTAGTGGAAACTCCTCCATTTTTGGAAGCAAGTTTGGTCCATATGATACAAATAGGACCAACTTAGAACTCATGGATCAGGAACCCAATAATAAGCCAAATCAAAATCTGAGTGGGGGTGGTGGAGGATCTGGGTCTGACAGGTTAACAAGGGACTTTCTTGGGGTTGGACAAATAGTGAGAAGCATGAGCGGAGTTTCACAAAGAGACCAGCAACAACGTcgacagcagcagcagcagcagcaacaacaacaacatggcCTTGATATGAGCTCCTTGGACTCAGACAGAAATACGGCGCCGTCA